Part of the Halobaculum halobium genome, CAAGCAGGCGCTCGGCGAGATCGACCGCATGGCCTCCGCGCTCGGGCTGCCCGAGAACGTCCGCGAGACCGCGTCGGTCATCTACCGCCGCGCGCTCGACGAGGACCTCCTCCCCGGTCGTTCGATCGAAGGCGTCGCCTCGGCGAGCCTGTACGCCGCCGCGCGGCAGGCGAACACCCCGCGCTCGCTCGACGAGCTGACGGCGGTGTCGCGCGTCGACCGGATGGAGCTCACGCGGACGTACCGCTACATCGTCCGCGAGCTGAAGCTGGAGGTCGCGCCCGCCGACCCCGCGCAGTATCTCGCGCGGTTCGCCTCCGAGCTGGGACTGTCGGACGAGGGGGAATGGCGCGCCCGCGGGCTGTTGAAGACGGCTGCAGAGGCCGGCGTCACCAGCGGGAAGTCGCCGGTGGGCCTCGCCGCGGCCGCCGTCTACGCCGCGTCGCTGCTCACCAACGAGGCGCTGACGCAGAGTCAGGTGAGCGAGGTCGCGGGAGTGAGTGAGGTGACCATCCGGAACCGCTACAAGGAGCTGCTCGACGCCGCAGAGAACGCAGAGGGCACACCCGGCGCGGGCGACCGCGACCGCGCGGCCGCCTGATCTCGCTGCTCCCGTCGACGTGCGGTACGTGGTTTTTCCGCGGCCTGTTTCTCTCGCTGGCGCCTCGAGGCCGACTCTCGTCACCGA contains:
- a CDS encoding transcription initiation factor IIB, producing the protein MSESETTLSSYTQREKEAKERPGEQVEETESVRACPECGGNVVADEEHGETVCRDCGLVVEEDAIDRGPEWRSFNRDGESKSRVGAPTTKMMHDNGLSTNIGWQNKDAYGKALSSERRQQMQRLRTWHERFRTRDSKERNLKQALGEIDRMASALGLPENVRETASVIYRRALDEDLLPGRSIEGVASASLYAAARQANTPRSLDELTAVSRVDRMELTRTYRYIVRELKLEVAPADPAQYLARFASELGLSDEGEWRARGLLKTAAEAGVTSGKSPVGLAAAAVYAASLLTNEALTQSQVSEVAGVSEVTIRNRYKELLDAAENAEGTPGAGDRDRAAA